In Mytilus edulis chromosome 4, xbMytEdul2.2, whole genome shotgun sequence, the following proteins share a genomic window:
- the LOC139520222 gene encoding organic cation transporter protein-like, with protein MDADRVLQSLGNYGRFQILVFLCLCFIYMRGAWPVLGSIFLGGVPDYSCKKLADVNKTVTYGACDVTVSIDGQNTTESCPNGWRYGDEFEETIVTQWDLVCDRDYLNELSTTIYMVGNTIGATFLTPLSDKFGRKKTILTLLWIQAAIGISAAFANTYSLFTTLRFFVGMLNMPIALSTYVMVTEFFPSNFRSYPSVAVNCSWSIGIMVLATFGYFLRDWQTLQLVITIPNLLTIFFYWFIPESLPWLIAKKKYKEAEKVTKWASKINGIPFPKHLFEEAEKESEDTSEKELHSSEVLVESDHKQAYTFLDLFRTPVIRRYTIITFYLWFANSISYFGILFATPTLHGNQFLNLGISGAVEIPAQIVCVIAINLLGRRKPLIFFLFLCGIMNIVTIFIPETTDDGTDLKPLLITLAMIGKFGITGSYSVTYLYGSEIFPTVIRNHAVGIASLFENVGGIVAPFIVYGATSLKELPLVVFGVLTIVGGILIFFLPETHKRPLPETIEEVEKMTKEVVYDKTIYHQAMSTQLSGKGEQNTRL; from the exons ATGGATGCTGACAGAGTCCTGCAGAGTCTTGGGAATTATGGTCGTTTCCAGATCTTAGTGTTCCTTTGTCTGTGCTTTATCTACATGAGGGGAGCATGGCCTGTCCTGGGAAGTATATTTCTAGGAGGAGTACCAGATTATTCTTGTAAAAAGCTTGCTGATGTAAATAAAACTGTTACTTATGGAGCTTGTGATGTCACTGTTAGTATTGATGGACAGAATACAACAGAGTCTTGTCCTAATGGTTGGAGGTATGGGGATGAGTTTGAAGAAACCATAGTAACACAG TGGGATCTTGTATGTGATAGAGATTATTTAAATGAGTTGTCTACAACAATTTACATGGTAGGGAATACTATTGGAGCTACCTTCCTGACTCCTTTATCTGACAAATTTGGCAGAAAGAAAAcaattttgacacttctgtggaTACAAGCTGCCATTGGTATTAGTGCAGCTTTTGCAAATACATATTCTTTGTTTACTACACTTCGATTTTTTGTCGGGATGTTAAACATG CCAATAGCATTATCAACATACGTAATGGTGACAGAATTTTTCCCTTCTAATTTCCGTTCATATCCTTCAGTGGCTGTCAACTGTTCTTGGAGCATAGGAATTATGGTGTTGGCTACGTTTGGATATTTTCTGAGAGATTGGCAGACGTTACAGCTAGTTATAACTATACCGAATCTcttaactatatttttttattg GTTTATTCCAGAATCTCTTCCATGGCTTATTGCCAAGAAAAAATACAAAGAGGCAGAGAAAGTGACAAAGTGGGCAAGTAAAATCAATGGTATACCGTTTCCTAAACATCTGTTTGAGGAAGCTGAGAAAGAAAGTGAAGACACTTCAGAAAAAGAGCTCCATAGCAGTGAAGTTCTAGTAGaatctgatcataaacaagcttataCATTCCTAGATCTGTTTAGAACTCCAGTCATTAGAAGATATACaattattacattttatttatg GTTTGCCAATAGTATTAGTTATTTTGGTATATTATTTGCCACACCTACTTTACATGGGAACCAGTTTCTCAACCTTGGAATAAGTGGGGCTGTAGAGATCCCAGCACAAATAGTTTGTGTCATAGCCATTAATTT ATTAGGCAGACGAAAACCACTTATATTTTTCCTGTTTTTGTGTGGTATTATGAACATAGTTACAATATTTATTCCAGAAACAACAG ATGATGGTACTGATCTTAAGCCACTTCTTATTACATTAGCCATGATTGGAAAGTTTGGTATTACTGGCTCCTATTCTGTTACATATCTGTATGGTAGCGAGATATTCCCAACAGTAATTAG AAATCATGCAGTTGGTATAGCTTCACTGTTTGAGAATGTTGGTGGAATAGTGGCTCCATTTATAGTTTATGGG GCCACATCTTTAAAAGAGCTACCATTGGTAGTATTTGGTGTATTGACAATAGTTGGTGGAATTCTTATTTTCTTCTTGCCAGAAACACATAAGCGTCCTCTACCTGAAACTATAGAAGAAGTtgaaaaaatgacaaaagaaGTTGTctatgataaaactatatatcaCCAGGCAATGAGTACACAGTTGTCTGGAAAAGGAGAACAAAACACAAGATTGTAA
- the LOC139518503 gene encoding heterogeneous nuclear ribonucleoprotein A2 homolog 1-like, with product MKPTYFFGLFLLAILITPIRAPLPALLPLVAMFGAGSLLGPKLMGGGGFFGGGKRESTYIQLPQSSSSSSSYDSYGGYPAYGGMPSYGMGMGGMGMGGMGGIPSYGGMGGGMGGGSYMQQGGGSMGGGFGGGQYDFAGKRRRRSLRQRRSANMFRPLV from the exons ATGAAACCAACATATTTCTTTGGACTATTTTTATTAGCGATATTGATAACACCTATTCGTGCGCCTCTCC CTGCACTATTACCTCTCGTTGCAATGTTTGGAGCTGGGTCTTTACTTGGACCAAAGCTGATGGGAGGAGGAGGATTTTTCGGAGGAGGAAAAAGGGAATCAACTTACATTCAGCTCCCACAGTCATCATCATCTAGTAGTAGCTATGACAGTTATGGTGGATATCCTGCGTATGGTGGAATGCCAAGTTATGGCATGGGGATGGGTGGCATGGGGATGGGTGGCATGGGTGGCATACCAAGCTATGGTGGAATGGGAGGAGGAATGGGTGGAGGTAGTTACATGCAACAAGGAGGAGGAAGTATGGGAGGAGGATTCGGAGGTGGACAATATGATTTCGCTGGAAAACGCAGAAGGAGATCTTTAAGACAAAGACGATCAGCAAAT ATGTTTAGACCATTGGTTTAA